The following is a genomic window from Daphnia magna isolate NIES linkage group LG4, ASM2063170v1.1, whole genome shotgun sequence.
CGATCAAGTAGGCATCGAAGTCTTAGTGAAGGGAAATGAAGATAGCCAGCGAAATAACAGTAGACGTTGAAAAGTATCGTTCTCAATATTTATGTTGTGCCAATTTATTGACTCGAATAGGAATCTTACATTAGATTTTAACGACCAGTAGGACGTTATTTACAGCGACAAGACAACTTCTTCCTCCATAAGCCAGCCagtgaaataaacaaaaccgTTGCCGTTCAAGTAGACATCTGGCGAAATTCTGTATATCTCCACGGAAAGCTGATCGCCCTTTTGTAGATTTTGCGTAGATAGCGAAGAAAACGGTCCCCATTGGCCTAAGGTGCCGGCCTCACCGGCGTGAGCCATCGCTATTTGATTGCTGTTCTTGTACAATCCGATGTAGAAAATACGTCGATATGAAGACACTGGGAACCACGCAAGTCCAGTGATGGAAAAGAAATATTTCCCCGCCCGAGGTGCCGTGAATATGCCTGTCTTCACATCCATGGCTCCCCCGACGTTCAAGTGTTCAACATTGAACAAAACCGTTGTATTTGATTGTTTGAATGCATCCCTAGTGATTCTCTGGACGTGGAAGTAGGTTGGCGCCGATTTAACGTCGGCGAATCCGATCCATTTCTGGAAACCTACGAGCGTTTGAAAAGGGATAGTTCAAGAGCGGAATTTGCTTTTAAATGTCGGATATTATTACTAGGATCGAAGGTCAACTTGGAAAAATCACAGTGAACTAGCTCAATGTGTTGGGCTCCAACAACCGGATAAATTCCATTTAAATAAAAGCCCGCCGCTTTTAAATCCAAGCAGGAAGTGGGCATTCTTGTTGTTCCTTGTCTTAAATTGGCGTTACTTCCGACAGCTCTGAGGTCCGTAGCAGCTCCTTCTGGAGCATTGCGAGCGTTGTAACTTAGAAGttctttctgaaaaaaaaaaaaattcattcaaGTATAATTTGAATTTCTACGAGGGTTAGCATATGTAGTTAATGACTTACAAGTTGCTGATCTTTTAGTCTGATTTCTTCCTCGAGCTGGGCATCTTTTTCTTCAAGCTGCTTACATTTGAATTCAAGTTGAGCTATTTTGATGTCTACAGTTTCTTTGAGTTGTACCTGGTATGTGTGTATAAGGGTTGCTTTAGTGAAACATTTCAAACCAAATGCATTGAAAGTGAATTCGAGAAggttggaaaaaaataatttaggcTACATAGTTTTCGCGTAATTGCTGTAATTCTTTCTCCGAGGAAAGGACTGTTCCGGTTGAACAGCCAAGCCACGTCAAAGCCAGGATACTAATACGAACGAATATCGTAGGCGGATTGAGCCATTGAAGTCGGGCGATGTCTACTCTCGAACGACATGGCCCATCCCAATTTATAGCTCACTGAGAAAAGGTTCATTCGACTTTCTGCGTGGACGCATTGCTTCTTTGTAAACTTGTTGAATTACGTTGCATGTGGGCTAGTTTTTGCGGTTACGATATCCTTGACAGATATAAACACTTTGACTAGTGAATCGCGCAAGGCTCGCTAACGCTATTGAAACATGTGGTTAACATCTTTCCGTTGTATTGACTGTATCAGCAACTGTGTTTTCACACATGTACACTCGTGTAATGCGACGCATGTAATAACGTTGAGTTTTGGGCATTGAATTTGCAGAACGCAATTTCACTctcttttttgaaatgtaGCTTTGTTTGTgcgctttcttttttctttcggccATCGTTTTCCTTATACATTACTTCCCTCATAAAGTTCTTAATGCGTTTGTTGTCGTTTTGTAAGAATACCTGTGGTGTAGCTGTTAGCGGTTTTGATCTATTTTTCAAGTTCAAGTGCGAAGATAAAGAGTAAAGTAAGCAGTAgatattgaattttttgttagaAAGACATCTTCCTCTAGTAGCCAACCAGTGAAATAAGTGAAAACGTTCCCGTTCAGATGGACACCTAGCGAGATTTCGTACATCTCCATCCAGATCTGATCAGCTCTTTTCAAGTTCACCTTAATTTGCAAGGAAGTCGGTCCCCAATTTGCCAACAGTGCTGGCAACGCCGGAGTGAGTAAAAGAAATGCGATTGCCGTTCTTAAACAGTCCTGTAAAAGGAGCGTAGAGTTGAAGACGGGGGGAACCAGACCAGTCCAGAAATGGAGAACAAAATAATTCCACGCTTGAGTTGCGGTGAATTTCCCTGTCTGGGTGTTCATTGCTCCTCCGACGTTCAATTGAATTCGTCGCCTCTGCTCCTCTGGACGTAGCAGTACGTAGACACCGATTTGATATCCGCATATCCTATCCATGTCTGAAAGCGTTTTCTAGTGTCAGTTAATGTTTTGAAGTTACGAaataattcttaatttttagattttttatttagatttaCTTGCATCGTTTGATGGCATTGTAAAATCGCAGTTCACCGTTTCCACGAATTTGGATCTGACTACCGAATACAATCCGCTTGAAGAACGACCATTATTTCTGAAATCCGCGCAGGATCTCGGTATTGAGTTTGGTCGCAGTCTGGTCGGGTAAGGTTATTCTCAGCCAATGCTAAATCGATTTTCGTGCCGGCTTTAGAAGTCAGGCTGTCAAGGCGAGTAGAAACGATTCTTGTTGAATTTTAAGCTCCAGTTCCATCATCTTCATCGTCAATTAGATGACCTCAACCTTTTTGCTTTTTCGTCTGTAATTTAGAACGTAGTCTTATCATTAACCATAATATTTGCATACTATATTTAcaggagaaaaaaaggacaatCTAAAGGATCAAAATCCAAAAGGTACTTCACATTTTGCCGTTCCAATGTTTCCAGTCTAGTGTCCCTTGCAGCCAACATTTGGTTGATTTCAGCCTATTAAACAATATCGTTAGTTCTATTCCGTTTTTAGGATTTGCATAAAATGACAATACATGACAATATTTTTATAATATTATACATGACATGACAATATTTTTATTGGATTTCTTACATTAGTGCCTGTTGGTTGTTCCAGCTGTTGCTCGACTGTAAGGCTAGTCGTAAAGCAGAGCGAACAAGAGACAAAAAGCCAAACGCCTACAAAAACAGTTGCGAAGAATTTTCTTAATTAAATCTGCAGTGTAGCATAAAACAACTTTGCTTTTCGACGTTGGTAAGCTTAGGGATAAGAAGCTTCGTTGCAAAACCAAGTAATCCTGTAATGTGCAATACTACAGGAGGCCCTGAATTCatgtaaaagaaaagttttcaAATACAGGACTTCTATATCAAGatgttttttattcattcaacATAGATGA
Proteins encoded in this region:
- the LOC116920315 gene encoding uncharacterized protein LOC116920315, which produces MPTSCLDLKAAGFYLNGIYPVVGAQHIELVHCDFSKLTFDPSFQKWIGFADVKSAPTYFHVQRITRDAFKQSNTTVLFNVEHLNVGGAMDVKTGIFTAPRAGKYFFSITGLAWFPVSSYRRIFYIGLYKNSNQIAMAHAGEAGTLGQWGPFSSLSTQNLQKGDQLSVEIYRISPDVYLNGNGFVYFTGWLMEEEVVLSL